Within the Mucilaginibacter sp. CSA2-8R genome, the region TTATCCGGGTACTGACATTACACCCAAGGATACGGCATTGATGCAGGCTGCCAAAAAATCGATGTATTACCGTGGCGATGACGGTACCGGTTGGAGCATTGCCTGGAAAATTAATATTTGGGCGCGCATGCTGGATGGCAATCATGCTTACCTAATGCTAACCAAACTTTTGTCGCCGGCAGATGCGGTACCTAACCACGAAAAAGGTGGCGTATATCATAACCTTTTCGATGCACATCCGCCGTTTCAGATTGATGGTAATTTTGGCGGAGCGGCCGGCGTTGCCGAAATGCTGATACAAAGTCAGGGCAAAGACATTGATTTATTACCAGCGTTGCCATCGGCATTACCCAACGGCGACGTTAGAGGTATCTGTGCCCGTGGCGGTTTCACTTTGGACATTAAATGGCAAAACGGACAATTGCAGCAAGTAAAAGTGACCTCAACCGCAGGTGACCAATGTGTTTTGAAATATAAAGACAAGGTTGTGAATTTCCCGACGCAAAAAGGCAAAGCGTATACTTTTAATGCTCAACTAAGGCAGCTATAACAAATCAGCATGAACGTTACTTACCGGTTTAAACCTGTTTCAGGCTTTTTTATTTTGACGCTTTTGCAGACTATGCTGATGCTTTCAGCAACTATCGGCTTTGCACAAATCCGTCAGGATGTTTTACTCAATAACGGTTGGCACTCCATAGCGCATGACCAGCCAAATCAGTACACCGGTTTTGAGCAGCCTGCCTACAACGATAACAGCTGGAAGAATGTTACTGTCCCGCATAATTGGGATATTTACGAAGGGTACCGCCGTTTGAAACATGGCAACCGCCATGGGTATGCCTGGTACCGCAAAATGTTTACTGCCAAACCATTGCCAGCCGGGCAGCGCTATTTTTTATGGTTCGAAGGGGTGAGCTCATATGCTACGGTTTGGTTAAACGGTAAAAAAGTAGGCTATCATGCCGGTGGTCGCACTTCTTTTACTTTGGATGTTACTGATGCCGTTCGTACTAACAAAGCAAATGTGCTGGCCGTTCGGGCCGACCATCCGGCCAACATTCAGGATTTACCCTGGGTTTGCGGAGGTTGTTCTGACGAGGTGGGTTTCTCGGAAGGTTCGCAGCCGATGGGGATTTTCAGGCCCGTCCATTTAATGGCTGTCAGCCAAGTAAGGGTAGAGCCATTCGGTGTTCATCTATGGAATGACACGACGGTCTCTGAGAAATCAGCTAACATTAACCTGGAAACAGAAATTAAAAATTACAGCAGTAAGGCCGCGAATATCGTTGTAGAAAGTAAACTGTTGGATGCGCAGGGTAAAACAATAGTCAGTGCTACCGCCAGCAGACAGCTCGGCCAAGCAACAACGGCGACCATACCTCAAAAATTTAATTTACTTGGTTCGGTACATTTATGGTCATTACAAAACCCTTATCTGTACCGCTTGCAAACGCGTATTTTTCAAAACGGTAAAGCTATTGATGAAATAAATACGCCGTACGGCATTCGTTGGATAAAATGGCCGCTTACTTCCAAAAACGGTGATGGTCGTTTTTATTTGAACGGTAAGCCGGTTTTCATCAATGGCATCGGCGAATATGAACACTTAATGGGCCGCAGTCATGCCTTTACCAGTCAGGAAATTAAGGCACGGGTAATGCAGGTACGTGCTGCTGGCTTTAATGCTTTCCGGGATGCTCACCAGCCTCATAATTTAGAATATCAGCAATACTGGGATAAGTTGGGGTTATTGTGGTGGCCTCAGTTTTCGGCACATATCTGGTATAACACACCGCAGTTCAGAGAAAATTATAAAAAGCTTATTGTCGAATGGATTAAGGAACGGCGCAACAGTCCGTCGGTAACGATGTGGGGTTTAGAAAACGAAAGTAAACTGCCGGAAGATTTTGCCCGCGAATGCACGGAGTTAATCAGAAAGCTCGACCCAACGGCTTCTATCCAGCGGCCGGTAACTACCTGTAATGGTGGTAAAGGTACCGACTGGGACGTACCACAAAACTGGACCGGCACGTATGGTGGCAACCCTTTGACCTACGCCGATGATTTAAAAAAACAAATACTGGTAGGCGAATATGGTGCCTGGCGTAGCCTCGAGCTGCATACGGAAGGCCCCTTTGTAGCCAACGGCCCCGTGAGCGAAGACCGCATGACGCAACTGATGGAAACCAAAGTGCGGTTAGCCGAAGCTGCTAAAAACAAAGTGGCCGGACAATATCACTGGTTGCTGTACTCGCACGAAAACCCGGGCCGTATACAAGGCGGCGAGGGTTACCGCGAGTTAGACCGCGTAGGCCCCATCAACTACAAAGGTTTATTTACACCCTGGGGGCAACCGCTGGATGTGTTTTATATGTTTAGGGCCAACTATGCCGACAAGCACCGGGAGCCGATGGCATACATCGTATCGCATACTTGGCCAAACCGCTGGGTATCGCCGGGGGTAAAGGATAGCATTACCGTTTATTCCAATTGCGATGAGGTGGAGTTATTCAACGATGTAAAGTCGGCTTCATTAGGTCGCCAGAAAAGTAGAGGGATAGGCACGCATTTTCAGTGGGATAAGGTCGATATTAAATATAACGTACTGTATGCCGTAGGTTATGTAAATGGTAAGCCGGTGGCGCAGGATTATATTGTTTTAAATAACCTGCCTCAATCGCCAAATTATCAGCAATTATTTAGCAACCAGCGCGACCTGTTCAAACCGGCTACCGGTCAAAAATACCTTTATCGGGTTAATTGCGGCGGACCGGAATACACCGATTCGCATGGCAACGTATGGCGGGCAGATGTGCATCGAACTAAATCCAATAGCTGGGGTTCAACATCATGGACCGACGATTACAAGGGCATTCCGGCGTTTTTCGCGAGTCAGCAACGTACGTTTGATGCAGTGTGTAATACCTCCGATGGCAAGCTGTTGCAAACCTACCGATACGGGATAGAAAAGCTGCAGTACCATTTCCCGGTTGCTGATGGTACTTACCAAATTGAGCTGTATTTTAATGAGCCATGGTATGGCACCGGGGGCGGCATGGATTGCAGCGGCTGGCGGCAATTTGACGTAGCGATTAATGGCAAAACTTTCATTTCGAGACTTGACATTTGGAAAGAAGCGGGTTACAACATCGGGCTTAAAAAAGTAATTACCGCAACTGTAAAGGGCGGTAGTTTAAATATTTCCTTCCCGGAGGTTTATTCGGGCCAGGCCATCGTTTCGGCTATTGCCATTAGTTCATCTAAAGGCAATTCAATCGTAGCGCCATCATCGTCAGGTATTATCAATAATATCACCGCTTCTAAGACAGTCAAAGCTAAGACTTGGTTGGATATTGGCGATCAGGCTTACGCTGATGATAGTAAAACCACTTTTAATAAGTTGCCATCATCTTTA harbors:
- a CDS encoding malectin domain-containing carbohydrate-binding protein, whose product is MNVTYRFKPVSGFFILTLLQTMLMLSATIGFAQIRQDVLLNNGWHSIAHDQPNQYTGFEQPAYNDNSWKNVTVPHNWDIYEGYRRLKHGNRHGYAWYRKMFTAKPLPAGQRYFLWFEGVSSYATVWLNGKKVGYHAGGRTSFTLDVTDAVRTNKANVLAVRADHPANIQDLPWVCGGCSDEVGFSEGSQPMGIFRPVHLMAVSQVRVEPFGVHLWNDTTVSEKSANINLETEIKNYSSKAANIVVESKLLDAQGKTIVSATASRQLGQATTATIPQKFNLLGSVHLWSLQNPYLYRLQTRIFQNGKAIDEINTPYGIRWIKWPLTSKNGDGRFYLNGKPVFINGIGEYEHLMGRSHAFTSQEIKARVMQVRAAGFNAFRDAHQPHNLEYQQYWDKLGLLWWPQFSAHIWYNTPQFRENYKKLIVEWIKERRNSPSVTMWGLENESKLPEDFARECTELIRKLDPTASIQRPVTTCNGGKGTDWDVPQNWTGTYGGNPLTYADDLKKQILVGEYGAWRSLELHTEGPFVANGPVSEDRMTQLMETKVRLAEAAKNKVAGQYHWLLYSHENPGRIQGGEGYRELDRVGPINYKGLFTPWGQPLDVFYMFRANYADKHREPMAYIVSHTWPNRWVSPGVKDSITVYSNCDEVELFNDVKSASLGRQKSRGIGTHFQWDKVDIKYNVLYAVGYVNGKPVAQDYIVLNNLPQSPNYQQLFSNQRDLFKPATGQKYLYRVNCGGPEYTDSHGNVWRADVHRTKSNSWGSTSWTDDYKGIPAFFASQQRTFDAVCNTSDGKLLQTYRYGIEKLQYHFPVADGTYQIELYFNEPWYGTGGGMDCSGWRQFDVAINGKTFISRLDIWKEAGYNIGLKKVITATVKGGSLNISFPEVYSGQAIVSAIAISSSKGNSIVAPSSSGIINNITASKTVKAKTWLDIGDQAYADDSKTTFNKLPSSLYGAEWIQTANDPKSTGASQFNMAQDGDVYIAMDASAAERPNWLKDFEVTGLSLQLSAQAGHDMPLYRKRYRQGEQVSLKENKGSLMYLAIVLPANTLEPATDLRKTVTYKADDALAQGGAKTDTLSGRKVIHFGSSQSTAVFSISPGVADLYALRIKYYNFTSQPFTANMQLLAADGTVMKTEQLSFKPVQKGKSGTVATTTGTSVNAGNYRVVITAPAAEGLSIASIEMQ